A window of Myxococcales bacterium genomic DNA:
CGTGTACGGCGTCACCCGAAAGGACCGCTTCCTGAAGGTGGATCCCCTCTCCGGCGCGTGCAGCGTCATCCGCAAGGGCACCGGCTACGAGTACCCCGTGCTCATCGCGTTCGTGCCGCGCGGCTCGCTCGATCCCGCGAACGACGCGCTCGTGGGGTTCGACGATAATCTCTATCTGCGCCTCGACCTTCGAACAGGAGCCGTCACCACCATCGGCGAGCTGAACCCGCCGGGCGTGGCGAACCCGTACTACGCGAGCGGCGATCTCGTCTTCGCGGGCAAGAACGGGATGTTCCTCACGGCAACACCCGACTTCGCGGGCGCCCCCGACGCGGGCGACACGTTCATTCGCTTCGATCCAAAGACCGGCCGGCGCCTCGCGATCGTGGGCACGACCGGCGGCTACCAACAGCTCTACGGGCTCGGCTACTGGGGCGGGAGCATCTTCGCGTTCACCACGCCGGGCGAAATCCTGAAGGTGAGCCCCACCAACGCGGCGACCACGCTCGTGAAGCGGGTCGACGCCGGTCCGGACGCGGCGGAGGTGTTCTACGGGGCAGGCTCCACGACGGTCGCCCCTGAGACGCCCCCGCTGTAGAGCGAGGCTGGCGCCAGGGACGGCGACGGGGTTTTCGCCGCGCGCTCCGTGTGCGATGGTCGGCTCATGACGCCGTCGCGCCTGTCCCCTCTGCTCGCATGCCTGCTCGCTTGCCTCACTTCGACGGCTTGCGGAAGCCCTCAGGCCCCCGTGACCACGCCCGCCCCGTCCGCCAGCTCCGCGGACACCCCGCGGCCCGCGCCCTCCGCCGCCTCGGCGGCGCCGCTCGCCAGCGCGAGCCCGTCGAGCAGCGAACCCACGGCGGCCCCGACGACGTCCACGCCGCCCCCGAGCGCGCCTGCGGGCGGCGCCATCGTGATGGACGATCCCAGCGGCTGCACCCCCGAGGCCACCGCCTTCGAGCACGAGACGCACCCGAAGCTGCGCGCGTGCTACCGCGAGGGCAAGAAGGAGGACCCCAACCTCGAGGGTACGATCAAGATCCTCCTCACGTTCGACGCGCGCGGCAAGCGCACCGTGAAGACCGAGGACATCACGCTACCCAAGGCCGTCGCCACCTGCATGACCCACGTCATCGCGACGACCCCCTTCCCTGGGGGCAAGCGCTGCGTGGGGAAAAGTCTGACCTTTCCGATCAAGTTCCCGTCGCGCTGATCGACCCGCCCGTCGCGCGCTCGAGGCACAAAATGGGATCGCGCGCCGAGCCCTTGGCCCGGCGCGCGAGGCGTTCACGCTCGCCCGTTACACGCGGCGGCGCTTCGGCGGCCGGCAACCGTTGTGCGGCACTGGCGTCACGTCGCGGATCAGCGTGACCTTGAAGCCCGCGGTCTGCAGAGCGCGGAGCGCGCTCTCGCGGCCGGCGCCGGGCCCCTTCACGAACACCGCGATCGAGCGCATGCCGTGGTCCATCGCCTTGCGCGCCGCCTCTTCCGCCGCGAGCTGCGCCGCGAACGGCGTGCTCTTGCGCGAGCCCTTGAAGCCGCGCGAGCCTGCGCTCGACCACGACACGGCGTTGCCGTTGATGTCGGTGATGGTCACGACGGTGTTGTTGAAGGTCGACTGAATGTGCGCGATCCCCGTCGCGACGTTCTTCTTCGCCTTCTTCTTCGTCTGCTGCTTCGCCTTCGCCGCTGTCTTCGCCGTGGCCATGGTCTCTACTCCAAAACACGCATGCTGGTAGGAGGTCATCCGCCACGGCGCTTTCGCGTGGCGCAAACTGGGCGAGGCGGGGCCGCCTCGCGGAGGTCAACTCACTTCTTGCCGGAGCCCTGGCGCGACACGATGCCCTTGCGCGGGCCCTTGCGGGTGCGGGAGTTCGTGTGCGTGCGCTGCCCGTTGACGGGCAGGCCGCGGCGGTGGCGAAGCCCGCGGTAGCAGCCGAGGTCCATGAGGCGCTTGATGTTCATCTGCACCTCGCGGCGGAGGTCGCCCTCGACGGTGTAGTCCGACTCGAGCAGCTCGCGGATCTTGCGGACGTCGCTGTCCGTGAGCTCCTCGGTCTTCTTGGTCTCCGGAATGCCCGCGCGCTGGCAAATCTGCCGAGCGAGCGTGCGACCGATACCGTAGAGGTACGGGAGCGAGTACGCGATTTGCTTGTGACGGGGGAGGTCGACGCCTGCGATACGAGCCATGACAGATGCTCTCTACTCGGTTGGTTCAGGGAATCAATCGTCGCGGAGGGATCCCCCGCAACTTCATTTCGGGACGGCGAGTCCGGGCACACCCTTTGGAGGTGCGCGCGGCGCTCAGCCTTGGCGCTGCTTGTGGCGCTGGTTGTCGCAGATGATGCGCACGACGCCGCGGCGGCGGACGACCTTGCACTTGTCGCAGATCTTCTTGACGGACGGACGGACCTTCATGACTCGCTCCAGATGATGACGCGGTGATCGGCGATCGACCGCCGAACCGAAAGCTTACTTGTGGCGGTAAGTGATGCGGCCCCGGCTGGGGTCGTAGGGGCTCACCTCGACGGTGACCCGGTCGCCCGGGAGGATGCGGATGTAGTACTGCCGCATGCGGCCGCTGATGGTCGCGAGCACGACGAGGCCGTTGTCGCACTTGACCCGAAACATGGCGTTCGGGAGCGCCTCTTGGACG
This region includes:
- the rpsM gene encoding 30S ribosomal protein S13, whose product is MARIAGVDLPRHKQIAYSLPYLYGIGRTLARQICQRAGIPETKKTEELTDSDVRKIRELLESDYTVEGDLRREVQMNIKRLMDLGCYRGLRHRRGLPVNGQRTHTNSRTRKGPRKGIVSRQGSGKK
- the rpmJ gene encoding 50S ribosomal protein L36 encodes the protein MKVRPSVKKICDKCKVVRRRGVVRIICDNQRHKQRQG
- the rpsK gene encoding 30S ribosomal protein S11 is translated as MATAKTAAKAKQQTKKKAKKNVATGIAHIQSTFNNTVVTITDINGNAVSWSSAGSRGFKGSRKSTPFAAQLAAEEAARKAMDHGMRSIAVFVKGPGAGRESALRALQTAGFKVTLIRDVTPVPHNGCRPPKRRRV
- the infA gene encoding translation initiation factor IF-1 — translated: MAVSERRERKEPKGDKLEFDGVVQEALPNAMFRVKCDNGLVVLATISGRMRQYYIRILPGDRVTVEVSPYDPSRGRITYRHK